ATGAAAGATATTACGAATGAAATTAAGAACGAAGTAGATGCAACTAACGAACTTACATCAAGAGTTGAAGGAATGAAAACTGATTTAACGGAGAAAGAAGAAGTTTTACATGAGCTTGATGAGAACTACAAATCCGAAGAAGATGAAATGAAAAAAGATTACAATGTGCTTCTGAAAAATCTTAACGCAGAAGATAAGGCATTGTACACAAGATTAAAAAAGATGTTCAAAGGCGAAGTAATCGCTATTGTAAGAAAAGGTAACTGCACAGGATGTTATAACTCTATTCCTCCGCAAAAAGTTATTGAAATAGCGACTGCGGAAAAAGTTTACACATGCGAATCATGCGGAAGAATTTTAATTTCCGAAGAAGTTCTTAAAAACAACATCGACGCTTAATCATTATTAACAATTAAGTATTGGTGAAAAAAATAAAAGTTTTTACAGACGCTACAGCTAAAGGCAATCCGGGACCTTCGGGTCTCGGAATTGTTATCAAAGACGAATCCGACGAAATCCTCCTCACACACAAAGAATACATAGGCAAAGCAACAAACAATCAGGGCGAGTACACTGCCCTGCTCAAATCATTAACACTGCTCAAAAATCTAAATGCAGATTACGACTTCGTAGAATTTTACTCCGATAGTTTATTAATGGTAAGCCAGTTAACAGGTAAATATAAAATTAAGGATAAGTATCTTATGAGAAATGCTATGAACTTCTGGGAAGGAATAAACAAACTGGGAAAGAAACATTCAATCACATACATTCCGCGTGAGCAGAATGCTATTGCCGATAAGCTTGCGAACGAAGCAACACGCGAAGGCATGCTAGCCGAATCACAAAAATAAATCTCCCCTATTTAATAAGCCGGATTCTGTAAACGCACACTGGCGAGTGACAATCATTTATCTTAATTAAAACATTACTGTAATAATTTTTTGCGGCCTACCCCGGAAGCAATTTAAACGAGCGCTGTTTATGCTTCCTATACTTGGCCTTGCTCCGGATGAGTTTGTCAATCCGACAATTGCCCGCCGGATGGCAGCTCTTACCCTGCCGTTTCACCCTTACCTTGAGATAAACTCAGGGCGGTCTTCTTTTCTGTAACACTTCCTGTAAAAAATACTTACGTAAGTTTTACCCCGGACTTTCTCCGGGCATCCGCGCTCTCATGGAGTCCGGACTTTCCTCACTTCTCTGTAAGAATACAAAGTATGCGCGATTGTCTAAAATAGAGGAGAAAAATTTTCGAAAATTTTAAAGAACGTTATAGAATTAAAATTATTTTTTCTTTCACTTATTACTTTATACTTGTTACCTGCTACTTTTTACTACCTGCTCATTTCAAGCATTCGTTTTAATGGAGTTAGGGCTTTTCTCATCAAACCCTCACTCATTGTTATCTCAGGCTTCCTACCTTTCATACATAAATATAATTTTTCAAGCGTGTTCAGTTTCATATAAGGGCATTCATTGCAGTTACAGCTGTTTTCAGGCGGCGCAGGAATATATTTTTTGCCCGGCGCTTTTAATTCCATCTGGTGAATTATTCCGGGCTCTGTTGCAACAATAAATTCATTGCCTGAATCCTGTATTACATAATTAAGTAATGCGCTTGTTGAGCCTATAAAATCTGCATGTTTTAAAATCGTATCTTCACATTCAGGGTGAGCTATTATTTTTGCGTTCGGATTTTCAAATTTCAGCTTAGTAATTTTTCTATCGCTGAAAGTCTCGTGCACGATACATGCTCCCTGCCATAACTTCATTTCTCTTCCCGTCTGCTTCATTATGTAGCGGCCGAGATTTCTATCGGGAGCGAAGATAATTCCCTGCTCCTTCGGTATCTGTTCAACAATTTTAACTGCGTTAGATGAAGTGCATATTATATCTGATATTGCCTTCACTTCCGCTGAACAGTTTATGTATGAAATTAATATATGGTCAGGATATTTGTCCTTGAATTTCTGTAGTAAAGGCGCAGGGCATCCTTCTGCAAGCGAGCAGCCTGCGTTTAAATCAGGAAGCAAAACAAGTTTGTTGGGATTTAAAATCTTTGCCGTCTCAGCCATGAAATGCACCCCAGCAAATACAATCACATCTGCATCGGTTTTCTCTGCAGCCTGTGCAAGCTGGAGACTATCACCAATGTAATCAGCAAGGTCCTGTATATCATCATCCTGATAATAATGCGCGAGGATGACTGCATTCATTTTTTTCTTCAGCGCTTTTATCTCAGCGACTAAATCGATATTCAAATCAATCGATTGAATGCCTTCAATTTCTAATTTATTATTTGTTTCTATCATAATTGTAAGAACAAATTTACATAGAATAAAATTTATATATAATACAATTGATCAATTGATTAAAATTAATTCCCTTAAATTTAAATCAGTATTAATTTAAATTATATTATGAAGGCATTGATACTCTCGGCAGGACTAGGCACAAGACTAAAACCGCTAACCGATACAACTCCAAAACCGTTAATACCATACAAAGGTAAACCTCTTATTGTTCACCAGATTGAAAAGCTTAGAACTTTTGGGATCAGTGAGATTATTGTGAATGTTCATCACCTTAAAGATAAGATGATTGAATTTTTTAACTATAATAAGTTTGGCGTTAAAATAAATTTATCTATAGAAGAGGAAATTCTCGGAACAGGCGGAGGGATTATAAATGCCGAAAAATATTTGAAAGATGAGTCATTTTTTCTTGTTACTAATTCGGACATAATTACCGGAATTGATTTAAGGAAGTTTACAAAGAATTATTCAATCAGTCATCTTGCAGTCTTAGCCGTGCAAAACAGAAAAACTTCAAGGTATCTGAGCTTTGATAACAGAATGCATCTGAAGGGAAGAGCAGATGAAAATTCACAGGATGATAATAAATATGCATTCAATGGAACGCAAGTAATATCAAATAAAATTTTTAAACTCGGATACAAACCGGAGTTTAAGGATATAATAGATATTTATATTGAGTCAGTTAATAAAAGATTGACGATTAAAGGTTTTAATGTCGGTAATGCAGAGTTTAAAGATATAGGTAAGCCGGAAAATTTAGTATAAAATTTATACAACCTGCTCAACACGTTTCACCCATGGTAATTCTTTCATAAGTACACGTTCAACTCCTGCGCGCAGAGTCATCTGACTCATAGGGCAGCCGAGACATGAGCCGAGCAAGCGCAATTCAACTATACTCTCATCTTTAATATTCACAACTTCAACATCGCCTCCGTCAATTTGCAGGTAAGGTCTTATTCGTTTTAGTACTTCTTCAATTTGTGCCAGATTGATTTCCATTTTGTAAATTATAACTTTAAAAATTATTCAACTAACTTCATCATTTCCTTATTTGTTCGAACCAAGTCATACTTCCATGCGCCTTCTTTTATCGAGTAAACTTCGAAAGTTTTACCTGATGTAAATTTCAAAGAGACCTGAGCGTTATCGCCTTCCTTCTTCTCATTTACAACGTCAAAATCTTCATATAGATTTCCGAGTGACTTCGGATTTTTGAAATCGTTTATAAATGCTTCCTTCCCTGAAATGTTTCTTGCCTTTGCAGTAGTCTCAAATTGTTTTTGAGATTCAGCCGAAAGATAATTCCACGCTTTCTCTGTGCTTCCTTCTTTGACAGCCTTCACAAAATCTTTTATTGAGTTAGCCGGAGAATCTGAGCCGCCGGAGTTTCCGCAGCCACTTAATAACATTGCAAATCCAATAAGTACTAATAAGTATTTCATATCTTTAAATATTGATTTCAAGTTCTGGCATTTCGCTTTCTTTAGCGTTGAACATATTTACTTCTAATACAAGCTTTGAAGCGATGTCATTATAAATTTTTGCCGTTTCAGAATCAGGTGATTTTAATACAATCGGAACTCCTGCATCACCGCCTTCTCTTATTGCTGTGTTAATTGGAATTTCTCCAAGCAAAGGAATCTTATATTCATCACTCATTTTTTTACCGCCGCCTTCTCCGAATATAAATTCCTTCTTTCCGTCTGCGTGTTTAAAGTAGCTCATGTTTTCTATTATTCCCAATGTGGGAACGTTTACTTTTTCAAACATAACATATCCTTTGCGCGCATCTGCAAGAGAAATATCCTGCGGAGTTGTAACCATCACTGCCCCCGTAAGTGGAATCGTTTGGCTTAATGTCAGCTGAATATCACCTGTTCCCGGAGGCATATCGAATAATAAATAATCAAGCTCACCCCAAACAACTTCCGTCATAAACTGACGAAGCGCGCTTGAAGCCATAGGTCCACGCCAAACAACAGCAGTTCCCTCTTCCATTAAAAATCCGATTGACATAAGTTTCACTCCATGAGCATCAACAGGAAGCATTTTATTCTTCTCACCTTCTTTAACTAAGTATGGCTTCTCTTTTGTTCCAAACATAAGAGGAATTGAAGGACCGTAAATATCGGCATCAATTAATCCCACCTTCGCACCTTTTTGTGCAAGAGCAACTGCAAGATTTACTGCAACTGTTGATTTCCCTACTCCGCCTTTACCTGAAGCAACGGCAATAGTATTTTTTATATTGGGAAGAATGGATGCTTTTTTATCGTTGCGATGATTTGTAATTCCAAGTGAAAAATTTACCGTTACATTTTCTATTTCACTGAATGCAGATTTGATTGCATTTGATATCTGAGTTTTTACAGATTCAAGATTTTTATTCAGCGGATCGGATATTCCTAAATTTACAATTAAGTTCTTTCCGTTAATTGAGATGCCTTTATAAAATCCTAAAGTGATGTAATCTTTTTTAAGAAAAGGTTCGTTAATAGCAGCTAATATGCTTTTTATGTTTTGTTCTGTTATCATTATTTTTTGTTGAACTATCAAAGTAAGAATATCTGTTAAGTTATTAAATGGAATTCGTAAGCACATATTAACTGAAAATTTAATAATTTTTCTTTATCTTATATTTATGAAAGCAAATGAAATTATATTCCTGGTTGAAGAATCTTTAGAAGGTGGATATGAAGCAAAAGCCATTGGTGAATCAATATTTACTGAAGCTGAGTCCATTGAGAAATTAAAATCTAATATTAAAGAAGCCGTACATTGTCATTTTGATAATCCAAATTTTTCCCACAAAGTAGTTTTCCATTCATAATTCTGAATTCATCATTCATAATTCTAAACTCTTTTCCATTTCTTAAGAACTTCATTTTCACTAAATTTACCTTTTACATCATACTTGCTGAATAAAACATCTAAAATAGCTTTATTAGTTCTTGTCATCGCAGCCATTTTCTGGCTGGGAGCAGTGAACATTCGATTCTTCATTGGCAATCAGCTTTTGAATTACGACGAGTTCAATTTCAGAACAAGCATTCCCCCTGATGAAGAGAATCAGATCTTCCAGGCAATTGCAAACTGCTCACTGACTATCATGATTTTTTATCCGATAGCTCTGCTTGCTGCAATTGTCTTTATAAAAAACTGCAAGATAAAGCTTAAAGAAAATCCATGGCTATTGATGAGCTGCATTTTGTTTTTTGCATTCGTTCCTGTTGAGCTTTACACTTCATATCTTGATTTAAAATTCATTTTATTATTCAACACCAGACCGCCAAATCACGATATACTTTTAAAGTTATTCGGTGCGCGTATAGGATTTTTAAAAGGCGTTCCGTGGATTGCAGTTCTATCTTACTATACTATTATAGGCATTACAATTTTTCAGCCGCTGAAAAAATCACGCGAGCAGCTTGAATACGAAAAAAATAAAGCCAAAGAACACTCCTACAAATATATTTTCCACGAGGAAGATGATTTGATAATTGATGAAAAATAATCTACAGTACAAATGTCACTCATAAAAAAACAACCCGTAAAAAAAACAGACGAGAAAAAAGACGTAACCATAAATGAACTCATCGAGCTTCTTAACAATATGGGCTACAGAGTCCGTATTGAAAAAGGAACTTTCAAGGGCGGATTTTGCTTATTAAGAGAAGAGAAGATTTTCCTCTTGAAGAAAGACCTTGAACAGGATAAGAAAATCAGCATCCTTGCAAGCAACATCGCTGAAATAGGTGTTGAAGATATTTTTATAAAACCAAACCTTAGAGAGCTGATTGAAAATGCTTCAACCGAAGAAGGTTAAAGAAGATTAATACACAGAGGATTAATTATACATGAATAATTTACTATGAAAGTTACACTGCTCGGCACAGGCACATCACAAGGAATACCGGTAATAGGCTGCCCCTGCGCAACATGCCACTCATCAAATCCCAAAGATAAACGCTTACGAGTTTCAGCTTACATTGAAGTCCCCGGATACGGAATTAACAACGACACTCTCAAAATTTTAATTGATACTTCCTCGGACTTCCGTCAACAAATGCTTACAAATAAGTTTGATGATGTTGATGTTGTTTTATTTACTCATCATCACATTGACCACATAGGGGGAATGGATGACTTACGCCAAATCAATCAGCAGAAGAAAAAGAAGATTGATATCTACGGCAACAAGCTTACTCTTGATGAAATAAAAACAACATTCAGATATGTACTCGATGAAAGATTACAAAGGCACAACTCAGTCCCGCTTATAAATTTTAACTATATTGATTTAAATCCTTTCAAGATTAACGGACTGGAAATTATTCCTATAGAATTTTACCACGGTAATCTTCCTATATACGGATACAGAATCGGTAACTTTGCTTACATAACTGACGCAAGCATGATTCCTGAATCTGAATTTGCCAAGCTGCAAAATCTTGATGTACTCGTGCTTAATGCATTAAGACACAGACCGCATCCTACGCATTTTAATCTTGAGCAGGCAGTTGAAGTCGCTAGAAGATTAAAACCGAAGCAGACATATTTTACACATATCACTCACGATATGGCTCACGAAGAAACAAATAAAACTCTACCGCCGGAAATACAACTTGGTTACGACGGCTTATCATTCAACTTATAATGTGAAATTTAACATTACGACATTTTACCTATGAAAAATACATTACATAAAGCCATAACAGAAGCAGGAAAGATTTTAAAAGAGAACTTTGAAGGCTCTTTTAAAATCGAAAGTAAAGATATGATTGCAAATCTTGTAACTGAGATTGATAAGAAATCAGAGGCAAAAATAATTGAAATTATAAAGAACGACTTCCCTCTGCATAATATTTTATCGGAGGAAATAGGGGCGCTTACACAGGAATCAAATTACAAATGGATAATTGATCCGATCGACGGAACTATAAACTTTGCTCATGCAATTCCGATAACTTGTATCTCTATAGGACTCGAGAAAGACGGTGAAGTTATCATGGGAGCAGTTTATAATCCCATGATGAACGAACTCTTCTTCGCTGAAAAAGGTCAGGGTTCTTACTATAACGACAGACGAATTCATGTATCAAAAGAAAGCAACTTTGCAAAGTCATTGCTTGTAACAGGTTTCCCCTATGACTCAAGCCGCAATCCTCATAAGCCGGCAGAAGTATTCAATCGTATTGTTTACGCTGATATTCCTGTAAGAAGACTCGGCTCTGCAGCGCTTGATTTATGCTGGACTGCAATGGGACGCTTCGAAGGATTCTGGGAATACAATCTCAACGCATGGGATGTTGCAGCGGGATGTATAATACTGACTGAAGCAGGCGGAAAACTTTCCGACTTCGAGGGCAAACCTCTTTCAATATACAATAAGGAAATTTTAGCAACTAACGGATTGATACATGAAGAGCTGAGAAAAATTATTAAGAACGAAAAGTAAGTTAACTTATCGTCTCACTTAGTTCTAATATTTCTATAACAGCAGAAGCAGCTTCATAGCCTTTGTTGTCTTTTCCTTCGAGGCTTCTTTCATAAGCCTGCTGGGGAGTAAGAGTTGTAAGCACTCCAAAGCCAACCGGAATTTCAAACTCAACGGATAAATTCATAAGTGTATGTGAGAGCGGCTCGCAGATATATTCAAAATGAGCAGTCTCGCCTTTTATCACGCAGCCAAGAGTTACAATGCCGTCGTACTTAGTAAGGTTGCAAAGCTTCTTTACAATCAGAGGAATTTCATAGGCCCCGGGCACAAAAAACACATCGATATTTTTTTCATCAAATCCCTTTTGTATTAGAGCAGATTTTGCTCCTTTAAGCAGAGCCATAATTATCGGCTCGTTATATTTGCTGATTACAATTCCTATTTTCTTTTGTGAAAAGTCCATGCTGTTTATTATATATTATGCTACTTTTTTAGGGAGCATAGCTCTCATTTTATCTATCTCTTTTTCGGAGATATAATATTTTCCCATATTACCCGCATCATTTTTTCTTCCGCCGTGAAAATCAGAGCCGCCCGATGTTAATAAATTAAACTTCGAAGCAATCTCTTTATATTTTTTGGTATCCGTTGCAGTGTGTGACGGGTGAATAACTTCAATGCCGTCAAGTCCCGCTGATTTAAAAATCTTTATCTCTTCTTCGTTAAAATATTTTGCAGGATGAGCAAGGAATGATAATCCCCCTGCTTCTTTTATTACTTTAAAAACTCTGTCGTAGTTTGGTCTTACTTTTTTCACATCGGCAACTTTATCATCGCCTATGTATTTTGAAAAAGCATCAAAGAAGCTTTTTACAAATCCCTGCTTCACAAGTGCATTTGCAATGTGAGGACGACCGATTGAAACCGTAGTCTTCAGATCTTCTTTTGCGTCATCATAGGTAATCGTGCTGCCAAGCTCATTGAGCTTTGTTATGATTTTCTTTATGCGCAAGATGCGCTCTTCCTGAATTTCGGTCAGAAGCTCTTTCATAACGGGAGCATTAGGGTCAATGAAATATCCGAGGATGTGCATTTCGCGATTCATGTATTCGCCGCTTATTTCAACTCCGGGGATGACTTCGATGTCCTCTTTCAGTCCCGTGCGGATAGCCTCCTTCAGTCCCCCAATATTATCGTGGTCAGTGATGCTTATTATCTTAGTACCCGTTTTCTGGATTTTCTTAACTATTTCAAAAGGCGAGAAGAAGCCGTCGGAGTAGTAAGTATGTAAGTGTAGATCTACCTTCATTTATCAAATGTACAACATAACTGAAACTTGATTGTGATTAAAGTCGGAAAATAGTCGGGTTTTTTGAATTTCAAATTTCATATTTAAATAGTCGGGTTTTGGTCGGCCTCTTATTTCTCCGTTATTGTAAAAACAGTAATTCTTATTTTTAATTTGAAAAAAGTCGGGAAAAAGTCGGGTTTCTGCAAAATAAGAAATCGTATCCAGGCCTGACAGGTTTTCAATCCTGTCAGGTCTGCTGTATACAAAATAATTCGCCAAGGCGAATCACATTTTATTCAGGCAACCACCCCTACCCCCCTCCTTCGTAAGGAGGGGGAAAACATAAATTGTTTTTAGTCCACGGCTTGAAAGCCGTGGCAATTCACCATATATAATTTACATCAATTGAAGATAAAACGGAAGTGTGGTTTACCTATTAGTAGGTATGGGTCAAATTTTATAAATTATTTTAAATATTTATTCGTAAATTAGTAGAATAGTTATTGACATGAAACTTCTTAGATTTATTACATATTCAGATTTCAAATTTTGTAGAAATTATAAAAGAGCATCTCTTGATGTATTTTTAAAAAATATACCTAAGGCATATCTTCTTCAATTTACAGCTTCCTTAGGATATAGATTGCTTTATAGAGAAAATAGTTTTGATATAAATAATGATACACTAATAACACTTTTTTTTAAACAAAAAAGGTTGTTAAAAAAATATTCTCGAGTCATAAATAAAATTCGGAAAGATGAGAAAATCGATGCAATCATTTTTACTCCTATAGCAAATCTTAAAATTCAACAATATGCAATTTTCAAAGGAAACGAAAAGAAAAAATTGAAAATTACAAAAAAGATCTTAAGAAACTTATTTAAAGCATATTTATACATTAATGAAACTTATAATGAGAAAATGAACCAGACTGTAGAAAAGCTAGAAGACAAAAGTAGAATAAACAAATTAATATTTGGTTATGTTACAATGCTTTTCCCACAAATTGAATTAGTAAATTCTGATGTGTTAGATTCATATTGTCAGTTCTTCAAAGGAATTTTTTTCTTTAAATATTTAAGTGAGTCAAGCTTAAAAGATTTTATTCCTCTATTTTTAAAATCAAAAGGATTTTCGACTTGGCCCGAATATATGAAAGTAGTTAATAGTATTAATATGTCTCAAACCAATTTAGATAAATATGTAAGTCAAGACAAAGCAACCTATATAATAACTTTTGCTACCGATCTAGAAAAAGAAATTAATTTTATGGCTAATTTAGATGTACGGTTGATAGATTTAAAAGATTACAAATATGATGATGATGATTTCAAAATATTAAGAAATTTTCCGGTTTTTAGATTAACTCAACATACTTTTGCTTTTTTAAATTTTAAATTATTCCAAGATAAGTTATTCCATAGTATACTGTTTGATTTTCACAAAATTTATAAAGAAACCAAAAAAAGCATATCTTTACCTAAATTTAAACAGCAATATTATTCCAAACATTTTATTGAAGAGTATTTATTAAGATATTTACTATTAAATTGTTTTCGTGGAAAATTTAATGTTAATAAAAGTACTGCTTATAATGATTTTGAGTGTTCAGATTATTACTTAGATAGTTTTAACAATTTAATTTTGATTGAATGCAAAGACATTCTGGTAAGTGAACAAATCAAAAATTCTTTTGATCCACCGTCAATAATTGAATATATAAATAAAATACTTGTAGAAGACAGTGGCGTAACACAAATAGTGAATGTTTTAAAAAAAATAGATTCAGGAAACTCCAGAGAAGTTCCTATTGATAACATTTTAAATAAATTTAATAAAGTTTTTGTATATCCTGTAATAATTTATACAGATAAAGCATTAGATTGCAATGGTATAAATTATCATTTAAATTCAATTTTTATGAAAGAGATTGCAAAAATAAACTTCAATAAAATCGAAGTAAAAAATTTAATTCTTATCAATATTAATACATTTATTAAATATTTTGAGTTATTTAAGAAAAAAAGATTTAATTTTTTGGATTACTTAAAAATTTATATTAAATATTTAAAAACGGATGATTCGGAATTGGCTGATTTTAATTCTATTTTCATCAGAGAGGTTGATAAGTTAAAAAAGAAAGTAAAAGTAACATACACACCTATTTTAGGAGAGTTTTGGAAAAATAATGATATTAAAATAGATTTATAAACTTCCCCCTCTTTCTTCATTTAATTATTGATTATTTTTAAGTAAATTCAATCTTTTATATCCGAAATATTGAACATAATTCTTATAACGGGAGGACCATCTGCCGAGCGCGATGTTGCCCTCTCTTCAAGCAGAAGTATATTAAAATCTTTAAGAGAACTCGGTCATAATGTAAAAGTTATTGACCCCGTCTATGGCGATGAATCTGTAAGCGAAGAAAAAATTTTTGAAGATAAGGTCAGCGGTGAATATCCTTCAGCTGAAAAACTTCTTGAAATAAGACGAACAGCCGATAGAAATATTTTACGATGCTTTAACTCTGATTTGTTTAATGATACAGATTTTGTTTTCTTAGGACTTCACGGAAAGTTCGGTGAGGACGGAAAGATACAGTCGCTGTTGGATTTGCGTCACATTAAATATACGGGTTCCGATTATTTTGCATCTGCGCTGGCATTTAATAAGGAAGTCGCGAAAATAATTTTCAGCAATAATAATATCCCAACTCCGCGATGGATGTTCTCACTTTCAGAGGAAGAAGCGCTTAGCGAGGAATTTTTAAAGAAGATTATTAAACAATTAGGTTTTCCTATCGTAGTTAAACCAGATGATGACGGCAGCAGTGTTGGCATAACAATTTTAAAGAACGAAAACGATTACGAAGCATATTCTATAGCAGTTCAGTTAGCATTTAACTACTCAGATAAAGTTCTTTTTGAAAAATATGTCGAGGGTAAAGAGTTAACGGTTAGCATCTTAGGAGATGAAGCATATCCTGTAGTTGAAATAAGACCTAAGAACGGAATCTACGATTACGAGCATAAGTACACGAAAGGCATGACGGAATATTTCTGTCCGGCAGAATTAACAGAATCCGAAACGAAAAGAATTCAGCATCTTGCGCTGACTGCTCACAGAGCGCTTGGCTGCAAGGTATATTCGAGAGTGGACTTTCTGCAATCGAATTACGATAAAGAGTTTTATTGCTTAGAAGTAAATACATTGCCGGGCATGACAGAGACTTCGTTAGTCCCGAAATCTGCGAAGGCAAAGGGAATGGAGTTTACACAATTGATTGATAAGCTGATAAAGTTATCGGTGGAGAAGTATTAGAAACAAAAGTTTCCCCCTCCTTACTAAGGAGGGGGATTAAGGGGGCGGTTAAAGGTAAGAGCAAATTTTGTTTGCAAGTTCTCATTAACCCCTCCCTGTCCCTCCCCTTAGTAAGGGGAGGGAAGAAAGACATTTGAATGGATTCGTATCAAGTGCGGGACTACAACAGGGTTGTAAAATAAATCTTCTTATCTTCTTATGGAAACTAAACCTGAAAAAGACGGTTTGCTAAAAATCGTTATGAGGTTTATAAAGTACAACAAGAAAGTAGTCTTGTTTTTAATTGTTCTTGGAACGCTATTGGTATTTGCATCAATCGGGAACAAAGGATTGATTTCAAGACTTAGAATGGAAAGCGAACGCAAGGCGCTTGAAGTCCAGCTGAAAGAAGAGCAGCAAAAGACAAAGGACTTACAAAAAGATATTGAAGATTTAAAAAGCTCAGATAAAAAAATTGAACAGACTGCCCGCGAGAAATACGGCATGACGAAAGAGAATGAGACCATCTACAAAATTTTAATCGACAGCACTAAATGAAAAATGTTGTAAGCACTTTAAAAGAAATTCTGGCAATACATTCACCGACCGGCTACACAATTGAAGTTATAAATCATATTGAATCTCTTTTTAAGGATTCAAAGCTGCACATAAAAAAAACAAATAAGGGTTCGCTGCTTGTTTCGTTTACGGAAAATCCGGAGCTTGTTATTACAGGGCACATTGATACGCTCGGAGCAATGGTAAAGGAAATTAATAAAGACGGCACACTTGTAATTACTGAGCTTGGAAGCTATCCTTTGAATTCATTTGAAGGCGAGTATGTTACAATAAGAAACTCAAAAGGTAAATTTTTCAGAGGAACGTTTTTGCTGAACAATCCTGCTTCTCACGTAAACAGAAAAGTGGGAACCGATGCAAGGTCACTTGAAAATA
The genomic region above belongs to Bacteroidota bacterium and contains:
- a CDS encoding ribonuclease HI family protein, which produces MKKIKVFTDATAKGNPGPSGLGIVIKDESDEILLTHKEYIGKATNNQGEYTALLKSLTLLKNLNADYDFVEFYSDSLLMVSQLTGKYKIKDKYLMRNAMNFWEGINKLGKKHSITYIPREQNAIADKLANEATREGMLAESQK
- the nadA gene encoding quinolinate synthase NadA encodes the protein MIETNNKLEIEGIQSIDLNIDLVAEIKALKKKMNAVILAHYYQDDDIQDLADYIGDSLQLAQAAEKTDADVIVFAGVHFMAETAKILNPNKLVLLPDLNAGCSLAEGCPAPLLQKFKDKYPDHILISYINCSAEVKAISDIICTSSNAVKIVEQIPKEQGIIFAPDRNLGRYIMKQTGREMKLWQGACIVHETFSDRKITKLKFENPNAKIIAHPECEDTILKHADFIGSTSALLNYVIQDSGNEFIVATEPGIIHQMELKAPGKKYIPAPPENSCNCNECPYMKLNTLEKLYLCMKGRKPEITMSEGLMRKALTPLKRMLEMSR
- a CDS encoding NTP transferase domain-containing protein, producing MKALILSAGLGTRLKPLTDTTPKPLIPYKGKPLIVHQIEKLRTFGISEIIVNVHHLKDKMIEFFNYNKFGVKINLSIEEEILGTGGGIINAEKYLKDESFFLVTNSDIITGIDLRKFTKNYSISHLAVLAVQNRKTSRYLSFDNRMHLKGRADENSQDDNKYAFNGTQVISNKIFKLGYKPEFKDIIDIYIESVNKRLTIKGFNVGNAEFKDIGKPENLV
- a CDS encoding NifU family protein; its protein translation is MEINLAQIEEVLKRIRPYLQIDGGDVEVVNIKDESIVELRLLGSCLGCPMSQMTLRAGVERVLMKELPWVKRVEQVV
- a CDS encoding DUF4878 domain-containing protein, translated to MKYLLVLIGFAMLLSGCGNSGGSDSPANSIKDFVKAVKEGSTEKAWNYLSAESQKQFETTAKARNISGKEAFINDFKNPKSLGNLYEDFDVVNEKKEGDNAQVSLKFTSGKTFEVYSIKEGAWKYDLVRTNKEMMKLVE
- the apbC gene encoding iron-sulfur cluster carrier protein ApbC: MITEQNIKSILAAINEPFLKKDYITLGFYKGISINGKNLIVNLGISDPLNKNLESVKTQISNAIKSAFSEIENVTVNFSLGITNHRNDKKASILPNIKNTIAVASGKGGVGKSTVAVNLAVALAQKGAKVGLIDADIYGPSIPLMFGTKEKPYLVKEGEKNKMLPVDAHGVKLMSIGFLMEEGTAVVWRGPMASSALRQFMTEVVWGELDYLLFDMPPGTGDIQLTLSQTIPLTGAVMVTTPQDISLADARKGYVMFEKVNVPTLGIIENMSYFKHADGKKEFIFGEGGGKKMSDEYKIPLLGEIPINTAIREGGDAGVPIVLKSPDSETAKIYNDIASKLVLEVNMFNAKESEMPELEINI
- a CDS encoding 2-oxoisovalerate dehydrogenase — encoded protein: MKANEIIFLVEESLEGGYEAKAIGESIFTEAESIEKLKSNIKEAVHCHFDNPNFSHKVVFHS
- a CDS encoding MBL fold metallo-hydrolase, encoding MKVTLLGTGTSQGIPVIGCPCATCHSSNPKDKRLRVSAYIEVPGYGINNDTLKILIDTSSDFRQQMLTNKFDDVDVVLFTHHHIDHIGGMDDLRQINQQKKKKIDIYGNKLTLDEIKTTFRYVLDERLQRHNSVPLINFNYIDLNPFKINGLEIIPIEFYHGNLPIYGYRIGNFAYITDASMIPESEFAKLQNLDVLVLNALRHRPHPTHFNLEQAVEVARRLKPKQTYFTHITHDMAHEETNKTLPPEIQLGYDGLSFNL
- a CDS encoding inositol monophosphatase, coding for MKNTLHKAITEAGKILKENFEGSFKIESKDMIANLVTEIDKKSEAKIIEIIKNDFPLHNILSEEIGALTQESNYKWIIDPIDGTINFAHAIPITCISIGLEKDGEVIMGAVYNPMMNELFFAEKGQGSYYNDRRIHVSKESNFAKSLLVTGFPYDSSRNPHKPAEVFNRIVYADIPVRRLGSAALDLCWTAMGRFEGFWEYNLNAWDVAAGCIILTEAGGKLSDFEGKPLSIYNKEILATNGLIHEELRKIIKNEK
- a CDS encoding 6,7-dimethyl-8-ribityllumazine synthase, whose product is MDFSQKKIGIVISKYNEPIIMALLKGAKSALIQKGFDEKNIDVFFVPGAYEIPLIVKKLCNLTKYDGIVTLGCVIKGETAHFEYICEPLSHTLMNLSVEFEIPVGFGVLTTLTPQQAYERSLEGKDNKGYEAASAVIEILELSETIS